GATATCGTACCCGCATTTAGCAAGAGCAATTGAACAAATGTGCCTTGATTCACCCTAATTGTATAAAAAAAAACCTAGAATTGAACCTATGACCTTGCATATGAGGATGAAAAATTGGTTGCGCGCAACGCTTATGGTGCAGAGAGAAAGTGTGGTAGTGTTATAATACAAAAGGGAGTGGATTGATAGTCAACTATACTGTTCCAATCGAATTACTATTTTCGCTTGTTAAGATATGCACAGGCCTACAATATAACCTGCACTATTTGAATCAAATCATAATATATGAACTTCAACATATAATTAAGTACTATAACCAGTAATCTTGCATTGCATATTACAGAGTTGTCCCAAAGATAGAAGAAGCTAAACTAAGACACGTCAATGCATTTTCTCGCACGGAAAAGAAAACAACCTCCCCAATCCAACGGGAGACTACTGGGAGTACTGGTTAGCACGCTCACCCAGCGTTGAAGATGATGGGCGGGAGCAAGTAGATGAAGAATATATCCTCGCTGAAGACGAGAATGCGCGAATTGACCCCGTTGGTGACGAGCAGGATGACGCCTCCAGTGATGAGCCCCTGCAAGCAATCGAACAAGCACGAAGGAAGAAAAAAGTCAGCGATGCCACCCGGCCCCTGCGAGACAAAATCGCAAACACCTGGAGCGCGCGCGGCAGAGAGAGGAGTCTATGCTCACCATGACGAGCGCGGTGGTGGACTCGTTGACCCAGCGGTTCCCCTCGAGCAGGTGGCCGAAGACAATGCAGCCGCAGAGGAGCGCGACGAAGATGTTCATGGCGACGATGGAGTCGTAGTCCGACACCGAGAGCGACATCCCGGTGTACTTGAGAGCGAGCGCTCCCAAATCCGCCCCCATGATGCCCATCGGCACCGCCTCGGCGGTGGTTCCTCTTAGTCCAGCTGCCTGCGGAGAAAGGGGAAGAATTGTAAACGCTGGGTGGATCCTAGCTTTGCTTCTCCCAAGAAGCTGGCTCGTCAGCAGAAGCAAAGCAGAGGCAGTACGCCGCTGGAGGAATCGCCAAGAAAACAGAGAAGCAGAGACCAGCGATGATGGTTAACCGCGAAGAATGAAACCAGCGTGCTCAAGAAACCAGAGTTTGAAACCCGCACACATCTCCTCAGCTCGCGAAGAAAGCAAGAATCTTACGGAGCAAATTTGATCAGGATCCTTTGGACCATCGAAGAAAATTCCGTGCCAAAGCGGAAGACATGACAAAAAGAAGAGAGATTTCCCACGCTCACCTGGACGGCGCCGATTCAGGGAGGCCTACTGGCTGGCCGCGGGAGGGATCTGGAGAAGGAAAAATCTGGAAGCGCGATTTGATTCGGAGAGAGACGTGATTGGGGGGAAGTGGTGGTGGAGACCCATCTGGCCATGGAGGGAGCGCCATGAAAGCGAGATGAGAGGGGAATGGATTAAACAAACCAGTGAAGCGCCGCGCTCAACGGCCAACCCCAAACGCGAGCTGCGGGAGCGGCCCAACCAATGACGAGTGGGGCCGGATCGCGCGGGCCCCACGTTGCGGTCTCTGGGACTGGGGTTCTGCATGGTGACAAATGTGTATCTGGATGGAAATGATGAGGCCGACGTGGCATGTCTGAGTAGCTCGACAACGTGGGGACTGGCAGCTATGTGACTGGTGCCCCACTACGGTATTCCTATTGCTGCGATACCGACGTCTACGTCAGCCTACGCTTGTCTTGTAGTGGTATGTATACGGCAGCTAGCATGACCACTTGAACGCTAGTATAGTCCTAGGATGAGGTATGTTTCAGTATCTTGGGCATTTTCTACGTTTCCATGATGACATCTTTTCTTACTGCTGGTGAAATGAGTAAAATATGTCGTATGTATGGAAAAAAATATTTTGAGCAAACTTTGCAAGATGATTCTTCAGGTAATAGTTCGAGAACTAGTAGACATTTCAAGGCTCCGTGTTTGAGATTTTGTTTTGCACTGCGTAAACTGCAATTCTAATCGATGAGGAAAATATTTATTTCGGCTTTCATGTTTGTACATTTGTAGAAGGCGCTTTCATCACACATAAGTACTTCTTAAAATAGTGGTGACACCGAACATGTTCCATGTCATTAAACTTCTTTAATGCCGCAAATAGGTTGACAAGTCTCTAAACTTCATTAATACCGCAAATAGTGGTGATATGGCTTCATGCATGTCAGCAGTACTTCTAAGCGTTCAAGTCACAACATAGTCCACATGGTATCTCCTTGATCGAGTTCCATCTCTCAACCAACATTGATCCAATTGCCACATCCAATATTGCCAAGCCAAAgagttacttggcacaacatttttGGGGGCTTGCTTGATGTTTGTTATTCTAGCGTGTCATGCTTTGTTATGGCTATCCACCCGCGGGGTAACTTTGTCCTCTCATCTGATATTTACCTGAGACGAACGGTTTGAGTAGATTATGTCGTGTGTACCATCAAAAAAATAGATGTGTTGTATTTGTAAATTTGGGAGATGATTCTTAAGGTATCAACTCGAAAACTTGATGTTTCAAGGATCTATTTGTGATTGTTATGTTACACTGCATAAATAGTTCTATTATCTAACCAGGACAATCTTTAGTTTAGCTGTCATTTTTTTAACTTCATAGAATGTGCTCCCATCAAAATAAGCGTTTTACCTGGAAAATCATGGTGATGTCAAACATAGTACATACATGTCCTTAAACTTCgataatgaaggagatatgccctagaggcaataataaagtggttattatttatatctttatgtttatgataaatgtttatatatcatgctataattgtattaaccgaaacattagtacatgtgtgatatgtagacaaacaaagagtccctagtatgcctcttaactagcttgttgattaatggatgattagtttcataatcatgaacattggatgttattaataacaaggttatatcattgtatgaatgatgtaatggacacacccaattaagcgtagcataagatctcgtcattaagttatttgctataagctttcgatacatagttacctagtccttatgaccatgagatcatataaatcacttataccggaaaggtactttgattacaccaaacgccactgcgtaaatgggtggttataaaggtgggattaagtatccggaaagtatgagttgaggcatatggatcaacagtgggatttgtccatcccgatgacggatagatattctctgggccctctcggtggaatgtcgtctaatatcttgcaagcatatgaataagttcataagagaccacataccacggtacgagtaaagagtacttgtcaggagacgaggttgaacaaggtatagagtgataccgaagatcaaacctcggacaagtaaaatatcgcgtgacaaagggaattggtatcgtatgtgaatggttcattcgatcactaaagtcatcgttgaatatgtgggagccattatggatctccagatcccgctattggttattggtcggagtgagtagtcaaccatgtccgcatagttcacgaaccgtagggtgacacacttaaagttggatgttgaaatggtagaacttgaatatggaatggaattcgaatatttgttcggagtcccggatgagatcccggacatcacgaggagttccggaatggtccggagaataagattcatatataggatgtcattttatgtgaattaaaatgatccgggaggttctacggaaggttctagaaggttctagaaaagtccggaagaaataaggatggaagaggaggagtcccaagtggactccccaccatggtggccggccaccccaccaaggaaaggggggagtcccactccccctaggtttggacacttggaaggtttttgttggggtcttattcggactctttgacctaaaccttggggcttccacctatataaagagtgttggggtcttattcagactctttgacctaaaccttggggcttccacctatataaagagggggagagaggggctggccggccactcaagacaccaccatggccgcacccctcaagggtgccctagctggtgcccctctccccaaaccctagcggcctctctcctccaccacatcccgcacgtttaagcgaagctccgccagatttctccaccaccaccgacaccacgccgtcgtgccgtcggattcaagaggagctactacttccgctgcccgctggaacgggaggtggacatcatcttcatcaacaaccgaacgtgtgaccgagtacggaggtgctgcccgttcgtggtgccggtgatcaagatcttctacgcgcttttgcaagcggcaagtgatcgtctaccgcagcaacaagagcctcatcttgtaggctttggaatctcttcaagggttagtcttgatcatcccctcgttgctcccgtcttctagattgcatcttggcttggattgcgttctcgcggtaggaatttttttattttctatgcaacgaatccctacagataaTGCTACAAATAGGTTGACGAGTCTTCTTTTTTTTGGAAAGTGGCATGGCTTCATACCTATGTACTTTTAGGCCTTTAAGTGGAAACATAGTCCACATGACATCTTCTTGTCAAGTTTCATCTCTTAACCAACATTTGACGGGAGACAACCCATTCGTCACTATTATCATTACTATTACCATGCCTACAACCAACATTGTCAATCCAATGAGTTACTTGTCAATCCAACATTGTCATGCTAATGTGCCATGCTTTGTTGTGGCTATCTAGCCATGGGCAGTTTGGGTTGATCCCCTCTTATATTTTTCAGTCCCAAACTTCATGTAACAATAAGTACACCCATCATCAAGTACGGCAGTCTATTTGAATAATTTTTGAGCCCTATGACTATTCTTTGTGGTAGGATTGTTATACTTCATATTTTGTTTGTTCTGCATGAGTGATCTTGGCTATGTTTTTTTTTTTAGCCCAATGGTTGTTATGGTTTTCCCAATATGCATGCGAATCTAACTTCCTCCACATAACATACACGTTGCTAAGAAAAATTTGCACTTTATGTAGTTGTTTCCATCTTTCGCGAACTAATTCAATGAGTCGGTAAATCTAGTACAGATTATAGTCTTCTCCAACTACGAAGACTTTATTTATTTGCAGAATTCATGTGTGTTTCACTATTTGCTAGAATCTCCTTGTGAAAGATTCTTTTCGTCAAGTCTCCTACAGATTCTTTTGTAGAACATTTTGTAAGTGATTATTTTGGATGATTCTTTGTCCGAGGCAACTTGGTAGCCAAGATACTAGAGGCCAGTCAGATACCCAACGTTGTGAGAGCAACCTCTTCAAAACCAGATCCGACGGTTGTGGAATACCCACACTCCTCTTCTCTCATCTCAGCCTATCCACCACGACGCAGGCAGACGCGCGCACCATCACCACCGAaaaaccctaatcccctcgccgccgccgccaggccCGCTCGAGCCTGCCGCCATGGCCGACGCCGCCGCACCGGCGCCACCGACGGCCGAGCTGGCCGCCGCCTCCATCTCCTCCCCGCCGCCCTCCTCCGACCTCGAGCCGCCGACCACCCGCACCCGCATCCGCGCCATCCTGGACGCCGGCGACTCGCTGGCCGGGCAGAGCGTGGTGGTCGGCGGCTGGGTCAAGACCGGCCGCCAGCAGGGCAAGGGCGACTTCGCCTTCCTCGAGGTCAACGACGGCTCCTGCCAGGGCAACCTCCAGGTCATGGTCGACAAGGAGGTGTACCCGCTCGCCCGCCTCACGCACACCGGCACCTCCGTGCTCGTCGAGGGCCTGCTCCAGAAGCCCCCCGTCGAGGCCAAGCAGCGCATCGAGTTGAAGGTCAAGAAGGTCATCGAGGTCGGGGAGGTGGACGCCGCCGCATACCCGCTGCCCAAGACCAAGCTCAACCTCGAGACCCTCAGGGACTTCGTTCACCTCCGCGCACGCACCAACACGGTATGAAGTTTATCAAGCTTGGTTATATTCTAATAACGTTTTAATTTTTAGTTTAAGTCGTGTTGACTGGTGACAGATGCAGTCGTATTGTGAGGATCTTGGTTGTGACGTTATTATGAtgctattgtgatacaaaatcatAATCGCAAATGAGTATTGTACAATCCGAATCTAATGAAATCAGTTTTGTGCCACATATTTTGCATGGTAATAATAGAGTAATTGTTTGTCAAATGTTACCCGATGTATTTTGGGACGGAGCGAGTATCATAGTAACAGATGATGTAGTGTCTGCTTATTTCTGGTCACCCTTGCTGTGATTGCAATTGTACTGTTGTGGAATTTATGTTTGTCTTTTGGCTTCAATCACGCTACTTAATCATTAAATGAATGGTCTCATTGATTTTATTGTTTTTAGAAATTCCCTAGTGAGAGTTATTGTCAACCGAAGCTACCGAGTTCTCAGCATACTAGTGTTCTGCAGGCTTGCTTGCTTGCTTAGATGTAGTGTTCTGCAggcttgcttgcttgcttgcttggATGTGGTATGTTCTGTAGGCTTGCTTGCTTACATGCAAGTGGTTGTGCTTGATATCACATTTTTCAAAGTATCTGCATATGGAATTGGTATTACAGGTTTCATTTTTTTCTTGTTACTTCAAGGGGAATAGACTGTTTTGTGAAAATCTGGTTACTATGGTATGAAATTTGCTTATTTACTGGCATTCTTCACTCCAATCCTTTGCAGATAGGCGCGGTTGCTCGGATAAGGCATCAGCTTGCATACGCAACCCACACTTTCTTCGATAAAGAGGATTTCTTGTATATCCATACACCCATAATAACCACCAGCGACTGTGAGGGTGCCGGTGAGATGTTCCAAGTCACATCCTTGTTCAGCCAGGCTGAAAAGGTTGACAAGGAGCTTAAGGAGAACCCTGCACCATCCGAAGCTGATATTGAGGCTGCTAAGCTTGTTGTCAAGGCAAAAGGAGATGCGGTTGCGCAACTTAAAGCAGCAAAAGCTAGCAAGCAAGAGATAACTGCTGCTGTTTCGGAGCTTACAAAGGCAAAAGAGGCTGTCTTAAGGCTGGAAGAGAGGTCTAAGTTGAAACCTGGAATTCCCCACAGAGATGATGGGTCCATTGCGTTTGAGAATGACTTCTTCAAGCGTGCAGCCTTTCTGACTGTTTCAGGCCAGCTTCAGGTTGAGACTTATGCTTGTGCTCTCAGCAGTGTCTATACCTTTGGACCAACATTCCGGGCAGAGAACTCACATACATCAAGACATTTGGCAGAATTTTGGATGGTTGAACCAGAAATTGCATATGCAAACTTGCATGTAAGCTTATTCTAAACTAAACTCACTTTTTTCTGGTTTGGCTTGTTTATACAGATTATTACTTGAGACTTTTTTGTTCGAAGTTTTAACGTTGTACTTATATAAAAAACTGTGACACAGGATGATATGAACTATGCAGAGAGGTACGTAAAATACCTCTGCAAATGGTTACTCGATCATTGCCGTGAAGACATGGAATTCATGGTGAAACATGTGGACAAGACTGCAATTGAGCGTCTGGAGCTTGTTTCTTCCACACCCTTTGAGCGCATCTCATATACAAAGGCTGTGGAGATCTTAGAAGGTACGGGTAAGAAATTTGAGAACAAGGTTGAATGGGGAATTGATTTAGCGTCTGAGCATGAGAGGTATGGAGATTATAACTGGTATTGCTACTGTTGTATCAATTATTTACCTTGTTTAGATTAAtaattctttctttctttcaatATAAAGGTATTTGACTGAGGTGATATTTAAGAAGCCAGTTATTGTTTATAACTACCCGAAAGGAATAAAGGCATTTTACATGAGGCTGAATGATGACCAGAAGACGGTGGCTGCAATGGATGTACTTGTTCCCAAGGTAGATTGTCTATTAAATTATGGTACCCAGTGCTCTTTTAGACTGTTTGCAAATCAATTGTCTTTCAATGATGTTTAGTACGGGCTTCATGTTTTTTTTTCTCTGCTTCTGTATTTCCGTTAAGCATGACAGTGGGCATTGTACCCAGTAGGTTATGTTTCTACTGAATTGAATGATTGATCATTCATGCCTTAATCTTTAGTCAGGATTACTTACTTTCTGAATACTATGTTTCCTAGGTTGGTGAATTAATTGGTGGAAGCCAAAGGGAGGAGCGTCTTAATGTTCTTACACAAAGGTGCCATCACCCTGCTTATGAAACTATTTTATATCTTATTCATTGCTGCTTCTTTTATCAATTACTGTTGAGTGAAGATCTGTTATTTGCACCTGCATCGACTATTTGATCATTCATTTCCTACTTTTCTTACACAAGTATAAACTTTTGTAGTATTAGCACCCTTTTattgaagagttgtttactactTAACATTCTACTTAAAGGTGTTAGCTTTTGCTTATGGCAAGTATTAACTTTGTGTTGTTAACGTATGATATTTGTTGGATGGCGTCTGATATTATTGAACTCTGTTTTGGATCTACACTCTCAACAGGAAGATGAAcagtagttgcatcattgagacatGCTCTATGATTTAGGGTTTCTATACACTAACAATCTGAAATTAGTGACATTCTCTGCTGACATGCTTTTAGTTTGTGAATTTCTTTCCATTCACCTCTTTTTGTGCAAATCAATGTCAATGAATAAAACTTGCATCTGCATGCCCTTGAGTGACGTTGTAGCTGTGAATAGCCCAACATATAGAATAGTATGAGTTCATGAACTATTTCTGTGTATTTGACTGTTGAGCTGACTACCTTAATCTTGTTCTGCAGAATACTCGACGCAGATCTGCCCTTGGAGCCTTATGAGTGGTACTTGGATCTCAGGCGCTTTGGATCTGTGAAGCACAGCGGGTTTGGCCTTGGCTTCGAGAGGATGATCCTTTTCGCCACTGGTCTTGACAACATCAGAGACGTCATCCCATTCCCAAGATATCCCGGTAGGGCTGATCTTTGAAGGGTCAAAGATATGCATCAAAATAGAAGAATGTGAATCCCGCCCTTCAAAGCCATCTGAAGGATTACCCTTTTTTGCTTTAAAAATAGAATATGAAAATATCGTGCTTGATTGGTGATTTTGGACAGTGTGCCCTGCTGCCTTCGGTTTGGCCGGTGCCTGCTCCACGATTATGTCACACTGATTTGGATCTGTCTCTTAAGTCTCTTTTACTTCTTTTCTTCCTCAACTGTTGATTCTCAGGCTTGTATTTTGCTATTATAGATGTTGAAACTACCGTCCAACTTTATTATCTGTCTACTGTAGTACATCGCTGGAATTTACATGAACCCCTGGAAATTGAAATATGTAGATATGTCTGAAATTCTTTCAAGTTGCTTCATTCCAATTTCCAACCATGTCCTTCGGCCGGGGTTCGTTTCACAACAAACGCACGCGGTGTTTGTCAACTGTTCCAAGCGTCACCTCTTCCGTCCTTAGCGATGGCCACTGGCACCGGCCATGGCCCTTCATCTCCCTAGCGATGGTCGTCGCCCCTCCATAGCTATGTAGAGCAGGCTGACGATCCATGCCGCCGGGAAAAAGAAATTTAGGCAGCGCGACCACGACAGGCAATTTTCGACACGTGGTGTGACTTGTGAGCAAGAGAAGACCAGAATGCGATGCCATGGATCGGGATAGTATTGATCTACACCCAAAAATTTCAGGGGAGAGCGACGCAAGCAGTGACGCCGCGCCCACACCTCGGTCACCACTATTAATGTCAGTAGCCGCAACTCCATTGAGCAGCAGCACCAAGAAGGATCTCAGCAGCAAGCAAGAGCAGTCAGTCCTAGAGAAACCGGAGAATGGCGCCGGCCGTGAAGGTGTACGGGTGGGCGATGTCGCCGTTCGTGGCGCGCGCGCTGCTGTGCCTGGAGGAGGCCGGCGTCGAGTACGAGCTCGTGGCCATGAACCCCGAGGCCGGCGACCACCTCCGCCCGGACTTCCTCGCCAAGAACCCCTTCGCCCAGGTCCCCGtcctcgaggacggcgacctcACCCTCTTCGGTATGCACTCCCTCCCACCAATCTTTCCACATCAAATTCCTCCAAGGTAATCTTACAGACTTGCACTACCAACAATCTGACACCGCGCGACATCGCGCACGCAGAGTCGCGCGCGATCGCGAGGCACGTGCTGCGGAAGCACAAGCCGGAGCTGCTGGCGGGCGACGGCTCGCCGGAGGCGGCGGCGATGGTGGACATGTGGCTGGAGGTGGAGGCGCAGCAGCACCACGCCCCGACGGCCGCCATCTTGCTGCAGTGCATCGTCGTCCCGctccgcggcggcgtgcgggaCCAGGCCGTGGTGGACGAGAACGTCGCCAAGCTGAGGAAGGTGCTGGAGGTGTACGAGGCGCGGCTCTCGGCGTCGAGGTACCTCGCCGGGGAGTCGCTCACCCTCGCAGACCTCAGCCACTTCCCGATGATGCACTACTTCATGGAGACCGAGTACGCGGCGCTGGTGGAGGAGCTCCCGCATGTCAAGGCCTGGTGGGAGGAGCTCAAGGCCAGGCCCGCGGCGAGAAGGGTCACCGAGATCGGAGTTCAGGCCGCCGAACGTTGGGCTCAGGAAAGAGGCAGGGCAGCAGTGAACTAGTGATCGATGACAACAACACTGGCTGGCCGGCGACGGTCACTGATCGAAGAAGTCACGGTCCGTGTGCAGCTTTTCCGATGATGCGCTACTTCGGCTGGTGTTAGTGGTTATATAGTAGTTGATAAATTTTCCAATAATCTATTtataatttttattacttttaaaCTTGCTTGTATCACcgctgatgattattaatagatcggagAAATTTTCGTAAGAAATAGAGGAGTTTCCATGAGGTAAGAAAACATGATCAAATCTCGAAAAAAAATCTCTAAACGATTTGGCCAACGCAATAGACCTTATATTTTATAATCTTTGTCGAAAAACTATATAGTTTATATCAAGAAAGGATGGAGTACTAAATCAGAGACAACTAATTTGAAACAGGGGAGTTTTTCACATATTAGAGCATGTCCAACAAATAAAGAAGATATAAAATaactgcatgtacacatcacattgGTCGAGAATAAAGCTCCAACAGGTGATGTAGATGTAAAAAAGGGTCTAATTTTTTTTACACCGCAATGCAAATTATACACCAGATGAAGCAAATATGGGCGATGTACGAAAGAGGAAGAAGACAACGGCATGATTCTTGCATTGCACGCCACCAAGCGGCCGAAGCATGGTTGTTCATTCATTGGCCGGGAGACGCTGCGTCAGGAGAGGCTTGATGCCGACCGCCAGCTGAAGCGCTGCATTAGTTATATGCAGGGGAGGTGGAAGAATTGTCCTACAACTTAGGCGGTTGATTTGTGTGCAAGTTAATTATAAACTATTCGTATAATAATGATGAACCTTTTGTATTATGTAATATTTAGCACGATTTGGATTTTATTTAAATCATTCATATATGATTTTCATCCATATATGTGCAACTATGAAATATAAATCACCTACGGTGGTGATGTAAAATACATGATTCTACAAGCAATATCACAACTTCAAAGAGGAATAAAACTTTTTGTGACCCGCTCCtctcaaccccccccccccccccccccacacgcgGGCGAGGAGGGCCGAACCCTAGCAACGCCTCTCCCCGCCCCTCCTCCTCTCTGCCGCCAGAGCAGGCTGTCGAGCGTTGCCCGTGAGTGCCGGAGGCAGCGTGTGCCTATTCCCCGCGAGCGTGGAGCTGCGACGCGGCGCCATGTGATATGTGGCGGTGTACTTCAGATGATGGGGGTCTGAATCGGCTGGGTGGTTCCGGTGCCGTTGGTGTGGCTACTTGGTGTCGGGTGGCTGGTTGCCGGTGTGCGCCCGACAACGCCTTCCCCGCCTAGATCTAGGCCCATTGGGTCCCATCTGAGTTTGGACATGCCTCCCGAGGCTCGGTGATGGCGCCCCCTTGAGGTGGAGGAAGTGCGTCGGCGGGGATGAGTGGTGGTGGCGTTGCCAGCCGGCCTGCTACAGCGCGGCGATGGGGACTTTGCGGGCCATTTTAGACCCGACCGGGTCAGTATGGCCCTAGTGTGTCTCTGTTGCCACGTCTGGTGGGCTACGACCAAGGAGGTCGAGGTAGTTCCCTCCCACACGGCTGCGGTACTTCTACCCCTGACCCTGATGCCCACTTTTCGTTCCTCTAGGCCTCGCGACAGTGACCATAATGAGGGCGAGGATGGATCCAAGATCGTGGTCGCGCGTGCTTGTGGACAACGGGTTGGGTGGAGCACGTTGGATCATCCGGGTTGGTGTTGTTGGGGTCGGGAGAAATCCTTCTCGGCTCATCCGACACCAACACAGTGACGTCAGCGGGTGCCATCGTTACTTCCTGGAGGGCGTTGGGTAACCCCTCCTCACACTCTTTcgcgtaccgggggaaaccctaggactagCCTGGGCAGCAACGTCGTCGTTGTTGCTTTtcttgttgaaggtgttgcttgatATGCGGTGATTTGGTGTGCTAGGaggcaaaaaaaaattaaataatacgaattttttatttAAGTGTAAGACTAGCGcgcgatttcaaaaaatttcaaaACTGTGACATGGTGAGTCAGCAGCCGACCGATCGGAGAGCAGCGGACAGATCGGCCAGCAGATGACTGATTGCAGGCCGCGCGCAAGGGGGGCAGGCCGACCAACCCTTGTCGGCCAGTAGCAGGCCGATCGGTCGGTAGCCGGCCGCTCAATCATAATAAACCTGTCTGTAGCTGACCAATTGGTCTGTAGCTACCGACCTAATACTAGCCAATTGGTCTGTAGCTGACCAATTGGTCTGTAGCTGACAAATTGGTCAGCTACCGACCAGGTCATAGTTTTGAACTTTTTTGAAATCGCGCGCTATTCGTACACTTAAATAAAAAattgtattatttaaaaaaaattcgcgtGCTAGGAGCATGTGGAACTTTTCCGGAAGACGCCGCGGTGGTGGGTCATCTTCTTTTTTCGTCGATCTGCCGATGTCGGTATTTCTTTCTCTtatctttttctatcttttcttttggGGTTGATTATATATCATGTGGTTTCTATATTAGTATAGCGTGATGAAAGCCTATTTCAAGGTTGATGGAAATACATCATCTGCTGAAGCATATTCCGAAAACAGGTGATGTATTTTACATCATTTGATTTTTGAGCAAATTTCAGGTGAAGTAAAAGCTGAAGAGCT
This Lolium perenne isolate Kyuss_39 chromosome 1, Kyuss_2.0, whole genome shotgun sequence DNA region includes the following protein-coding sequences:
- the LOC127347881 gene encoding asparagine--tRNA ligase, cytoplasmic 1, yielding MADAAAPAPPTAELAAASISSPPPSSDLEPPTTRTRIRAILDAGDSLAGQSVVVGGWVKTGRQQGKGDFAFLEVNDGSCQGNLQVMVDKEVYPLARLTHTGTSVLVEGLLQKPPVEAKQRIELKVKKVIEVGEVDAAAYPLPKTKLNLETLRDFVHLRARTNTIGAVARIRHQLAYATHTFFDKEDFLYIHTPIITTSDCEGAGEMFQVTSLFSQAEKVDKELKENPAPSEADIEAAKLVVKAKGDAVAQLKAAKASKQEITAAVSELTKAKEAVLRLEERSKLKPGIPHRDDGSIAFENDFFKRAAFLTVSGQLQVETYACALSSVYTFGPTFRAENSHTSRHLAEFWMVEPEIAYANLHDDMNYAERYVKYLCKWLLDHCREDMEFMVKHVDKTAIERLELVSSTPFERISYTKAVEILEGTGKKFENKVEWGIDLASEHERYLTEVIFKKPVIVYNYPKGIKAFYMRLNDDQKTVAAMDVLVPKVGELIGGSQREERLNVLTQRILDADLPLEPYEWYLDLRRFGSVKHSGFGLGFERMILFATGLDNIRDVIPFPRYPGRADL